A stretch of DNA from Pasteurellaceae bacterium RH1A:
TTTAAGTTTTGGGAAAAAGGGAAAGTAGTGAAGCAGGCACAATTCTATATCTTACAGGCTGAACAAGCGGGTGAATTAAGTACCGCTGAAGCACTTGCCTGCGATTTAGCCGCTCAACTTTGGCGGGCCAACAAGCGGGTGCTGATTGTCTGCGAGAACGAAGCACAAGCCCTCACGATTGATGAAGCCCTCTGGGCTAGAGATCCCGATTCCTTTGTGCCCCATAACCTTTCAGGCGAAACCACTACCTTTGCCACCCCGATTGAAATCTCTTGGGCTGGAAAACGTAACGCCCAAAGGCGGGATGTGCTGATTAACCTGCAAAATCAGTTGCCTGATTTTATTAGCAGTTTTAACCAGATTATTGACTTTGTGCCGACAGAAGAAGTCCAGAAGGCCGCCGCACGGGAACGCTATAAGCAGCTCCGCCAATTAGGCTGGCAACTGGCCACCCAACAAGCGGCTTAAAATCGGCAAATTTTTACAAAAAGAGGATATATGAAACTGGCTCAAGCCCTAATGGAACGAGCAGACGCCCAACGCAAGCTAGCCCAACTGGCCCACCGCCTGCAACAAAACGCCAAATATCAAGAAGGCGAGCTGCCCGCAGAAGATCCAGAGGCCCTGCTAACCGAATATCGGGCCACCGCAGACAGCCTTGAAAAACTGGTGGTGCAAATCAACCAGGCCAACCAACAAATCCGCCTGGCCAATGGGCTAAGTATGCTGGAAGCCCTGGCCAAACGGGACAGGCTCAAAGAAGAACACGCTACCCTGCTGGCCTTGGCCGACAGTGCCCTGCCTGAACAGGCACGTTATAGCCGCAGCGAAATAAAAATGGTCGCCGCCGTGGACATCAAGGCCCTTCGCAAGCAAGCAGATTTGGTTGCCAAGCAGCACCGAGAACTGGATTTGCTGGTGCAAGAGGCGAATTGGCTCTTTGAGCTATAAGATTTAGGTATTTTATTCAGAGGCGAACACAAAATCTCAACCTAGGGGACGAAGAGCCGTCATTCCGACACAGCTTCCGCTCCGTACAAGTGATTGAGAACCGTTTATAAAGCACATATTACGACCAAGTGTTGATCTGAATAAAATGGGTGGGATGGGGGATATAAGCGGTAAAATTTACTGCAATTTTTGCAAAAGGTGTGATTATGACCAAAGAAGAAATCATTAAACAACAATCAATGCTACAAGCCTTATGGAAAGCATTTATTGCTGAAAAGCAGAAAACAGAAGTGCTGACTTTTGGGAAACAAGATGGGCGAATTGTAGAGTCCTATCCTGATGGTACGGAAAAAGTAGTGGGTTATGCAAAATAAATTTACAACAGAAGGATTGATTATGGAATATTCAGCTGAGGAAATATTTAAAAATGCTCTTATAATAGGTGGCATGTTTGCTATTTTTGTATGTTTATATTTAGTTTATATCTTTTTAAAAGACAAGGAGAGAAAGAAGGCAAAATTAAAGATTGATACAATGGGAGTTATTAATAAAATAAATTACCCTAATAAAAAAAAGCTGTTGCAAAAGCAATAGCAGAAGCAGAAGCAACAAATATACCTATTGAAGAGTTTTATATGTTTGAAAATGAAAGAGAAAGAAAAGCATATGAGTATATTTATTCAAAATTCTTTATTGTATCAATATCACTATCATTAATCACATTATCATTAGCTGCGATAATTCAGTGTCTTGATTTTTTTAAAGAGTATAAGGTAATTATTGAAAATATTGGATTATGGGCTGGAAAATATGTAATATTTAACTCAATTTTGGCAGGTTTAGATATATTTGTAATAGGACCCGTAATAGAATCATTTAAAAACTGGAATAAAAAGAGAAAAACCAATGACAAAAACCTTTGAAATGGCAGATCGTTTCACGCCGTCGGCAGTGGAACAGGCACTTTATCAACACTGGGAATCGCAGGGTTATTTTAAACCGAGCGAAGATATCAACGCACCGAGCTATTCGATTGCGATTCCGCCACCGAATGTAACAGGCTCGCTCCATATGGGGCACGCCTTCCAGCAAACCCTGATGGACACGCTGATTCGCTTTAACCGTATGGAAGGGCATAACACCCTTTGGCAGGCGGGGACTGACCACGCCGGGATTGCCACCCAAATGGTGGTGGAGCGTAAAATCGCTGCTGAAGAAGACAAAACTCGCCACGACTACGGGCGTGAAGCCTTTATCGACAAGATTTGGCAGTGGAAGGAATATTCTGGTGGCACCATTAGCCAACAAATGCGTCGCCTAGGCAACTCCATTGACTGGGATCGTGAGCGTTTTACTATGGACGATGGCTTGTCGGAAGCGGTCAAAGAAGTCTTTGTTCGCTTGCACGAAGAAGGCTTGATTTACC
This window harbors:
- a CDS encoding DNA polymerase III subunit chi; translation: MKQAQFYILQAEQAGELSTAEALACDLAAQLWRANKRVLIVCENEAQALTIDEALWARDPDSFVPHNLSGETTTFATPIEISWAGKRNAQRRDVLINLQNQLPDFISSFNQIIDFVPTEEVQKAAARERYKQLRQLGWQLATQQAA